A window of Calditerricola satsumensis genomic DNA:
CATGCGGCATCCTCCCGTCTCGGATGGCGACGACGACGCCGTCCTTGATGACGATCTCGGCCCCACTCATCAGGGCGTTCCAGTCGTCGCCGACGCGAATCTCCACGTCGCTCTCCACCGTGGTGTAGAGAACCTCGCTTCCCTCGGGCAGCGCGCGCAACTGCTCGGCCTGCGCCTTCAGCGCCTCGATGCGCTCCCGGCGCGCCCGCTCTTCCCGCGCCAGGCGTTCCCGAACCATCTCCACAGCGGCTGGCCCCCTTCGCTGGGCATCGGACAACAGCTTCTTCCCCTGGAACTGCAGCTGCTCCAGCTCCATGCGCAGCCGCTTCACCTGCTCCTCAATCTCCCCAAGAAAACGGTTGCGCGTCGGTTCGGTCAAGATCAGTTTTACCTGAACCGGCCTGCGGATTCGCATTGCCTTTCGCCTCCCCACGCAGGCGCAAACATGGGACCCGTCACGCGGAAAAGACGGGTTGGGAACGCCCCAACCCGTCACAGGATGTCCACGCTCACCCGCTTCCCTTCCCGCGCCGCCACACCGCTCACCACGGTACGCAGCGCCTTGGCCGTGCGGCCCTGTTTGCCGATCACCTTGCCCACGTCGTCGGGATGCACGGAGACCTTGTACACCACCGTCCGGCCTTGCACCACCTCTCGCACGCACACGTCGTCCGGGTGGTCCACCAACGCCTTGGCAATCAGCTCGACCAGCGCCTTCATCGGCTCGCCTCCGCGTTGCGCAAGCCCTTACTGTTTGTTTTCGTACTTGATCTCGTGCACCTTCTTCAGGATGCCGGCCTTGCTCAGCAAGCTGCGCGCCGTGTCCGTCGGCTGCGCCCCGGTGAGGAGCCACTTGATCGCCTTCTCTTCGTTGATCTTGATCTCGGCCGGCTCGGTCACCGGGTTGTAGTAGCCGATCTCCTCGATGAAGCGGCCGTCGCGCGGCGCGCGGGAGTCGGCCACGACGATGCGGTAAAAGGGCTTCTTCTTGGCGCCCATGCGCTTCAGACGAATTTTGACAGCCATGCTGCGGTCACCTCCGGAAGGAATCCAAACGAATGGGATCGTCACGTCGGGAAAAACGGCAGGCGAAAGCCGCGCCGCTTTTTGGCCTGCTTGGCCATCTTGCCGAACTGCTTGAACAGCTTGCGCATCTCTTCAAACTGCTTGACGAGCCGGTTGACGTCCTGGAGCGACGTGCCGCTGCCCGCCGCGATGCGCCGCTTGCGGCTGGGATTGAGGATGTCGGGATTGGCCCGCTCCTCCGGGGTCATCGACAGGATGATCGCCTCGATGCGCTTGAGCTGCTTCTCGTCCACCTTGAGGTCCTTCATCCCCTTGAGCTGGCCCATGCCCGGGAGCATGGCCAACAGCTCCTCGAGGGGCCCCATCTGGCGGACGGCGCGCAGCTGCTCGAGGAAGTCGTCGAAGGTGAACTCGGCGCGGATAAGCTTCTGCTGCATTTCGGCCGCCTTTTCCGCATCGACGGCCGCTTGCGCCTTCTCGATCAGCGTCAGCACGTCGCCCATGCCGAGGATGCGCGAGGCCATGCGGTCGGGATGGAAGGGCTCGAGGGCGTCAAGCTTTTCGCCCATCCCGGCAAACTTGATCGGGCAGCCGGTGACGGCCCGCACCGACAGGGCCGCCCCGCCGCGCGTGTCGCCGTCGAGCTTGGTGAGGATGACGCCGGTGAGGCCGAGCCGTTCGTGGAACGTACGCGCCACGTTGACGGCGTCCTGGCCGGTCATGGCGTCGACGACGAGGAGGATCTCCGTCGGCTGCACCGCGTCGCGGATGCGCGCCAGCTCGTCCATCAGCTCCTCGTTAACGTGCAGCCGGCCGGCGGTGTCGATGAGTA
This region includes:
- a CDS encoding YlqD family protein → MRIRRPVQVKLILTEPTRNRFLGEIEEQVKRLRMELEQLQFQGKKLLSDAQRRGPAAVEMVRERLAREERARRERIEALKAQAEQLRALPEGSEVLYTTVESDVEIRVGDDWNALMSGAEIVIKDGVVVAIRDGRMPHGTETV
- a CDS encoding KH domain-containing protein gives rise to the protein MKALVELIAKALVDHPDDVCVREVVQGRTVVYKVSVHPDDVGKVIGKQGRTAKALRTVVSGVAAREGKRVSVDIL
- the rpsP gene encoding 30S ribosomal protein S16; protein product: MAVKIRLKRMGAKKKPFYRIVVADSRAPRDGRFIEEIGYYNPVTEPAEIKINEEKAIKWLLTGAQPTDTARSLLSKAGILKKVHEIKYENKQ
- the ffh gene encoding signal recognition particle protein, whose amino-acid sequence is MLFESLTSRLQETFQKLRGKGKVTEADVKEAMREVRLALLEADVSLDVVKDFIARVRERAVGQEVLKSLTPAQQVIKIVHDELTALMGGQAAKLELAPTPPTVILMVGLQGAGKTTTTGKLARYLQKQGKKPLLVAADVYRPAAIRQLQVLGEQIAAPVFTMGEGADPVDIAKAGVEHAKGERLDVVLIDTAGRLHVNEELMDELARIRDAVQPTEILLVVDAMTGQDAVNVARTFHERLGLTGVILTKLDGDTRGGAALSVRAVTGCPIKFAGMGEKLDALEPFHPDRMASRILGMGDVLTLIEKAQAAVDAEKAAEMQQKLIRAEFTFDDFLEQLRAVRQMGPLEELLAMLPGMGQLKGMKDLKVDEKQLKRIEAIILSMTPEERANPDILNPSRKRRIAAGSGTSLQDVNRLVKQFEEMRKLFKQFGKMAKQAKKRRGFRLPFFPT